DNA from Bombus vancouverensis nearcticus chromosome 14, iyBomVanc1_principal, whole genome shotgun sequence:
CGTCGCCAAAACCAGGATCAAGTTCACAGGGTAGTAGCCGCAAAGGCAAAGGAAAAAGTACAAAGATCAGTTCAAAACGAAAAGAGGATAATTTATGGCTTGAAGGAGTAGTCCCTGCACAACGATGTCCACTTGATTCTTATTTGTTACCTACTTTACCATCTTCAGTTACTATTACTGATGCTTCATTGGATGGTTTATGTCTATTACGTCTTCTACACGCTTTAAATCGTCATTGGAGTGTTCTATTTCCTTATCTAAAGGGTTTAAATTTACTTTCTCCACAAgactttattaataataaaatagccGCAAAAGCAAGTCGGCAGCTACAAGATCCTTTAGTGATCATGACTGGAAACTTACCTTTGTGGTTACAACAAATTGCTACAGTGTGGTAAGTACTGCGAAATTCATAATAGTTTACTAATGTCAATTTTGctcaattattatattttcaatcgTTTACAGTCCATTCTTGTTTCCGTTTGAGACAAGACAGTTGTTACTTTACGCAACATCGTTTGATCGAGACAGAGCTTTGCAGCGTCTTTTAGATTCCGCTCCAGAATTATCTGGATCTGATAGTCAAGAACGTGTTACTCCACGTTTAGAACGAAGAAAGCGAACTATTTCTAGAACTGATATTCTCAAGCAAGCAGAATTAGTTATACAAGACTTAGCATCTAGCAAAGCCTTACTTGAAGTGCAATATGTCAATGAGGTTTATTTTGTATACTTTTTATatagtttatttttcatgttaTTTTCACAGTACTTTATAATTGTTGTTTTGCAGGTTGGTACCGGTCTTGGTCCAACATTGGAATTCTATGCTCTAGTCTCCCAGGAATTACAGCGTGCTGACCTTGATCTTTGGCTTGGTAGTTCAAATCCTACAGAAACAGGTTATGTTAATGTTCCGCAAGGACTTTTCCCAACGCCGATTGCGTGGAATACTAAAGTGTCCCATCTTGCAAaacttaaaacaaaattcaagTTCCTTGGAAAATTTATGGCGAAAGCAATATATGATTCAAGAAtggtacaaatttttatttcgttgattagCAAGTTAGGACTTGCGACATTATCATCGAGTTACATctttatttgtataattttttagtTGGATTTGCCATTCAGTTTAACCTTCTATCGATGGTTATTGGGAGAAGAACATATGCTAACGTTAGCCGATTTAGCACATGTATGTCCTGATGTACATCGAACTCTTAGCAGATTACAAGAAATTGTTAGACAAAAGGAAACAATTGAGAAGGATCAAACATTAAGGCCACATGAGAAAGCAAAACTAATAGACTCATTAAATTTAGATGGCTGTTCAATTTCTGATCTTAGCCTTGTTTTTGAATTACCGGGTTATGAGAACATTGAATTAAGGAAAGGTGGAGGCGAAATGCCCGTTACCATTTATAACTTGGATCAATATATCAAGGTACTTTTATTATAATGATTTGAACGTTAATGTATGaacttatttgatatttttttctattattaatttCATACCTTAAAATTGATTGTTTAGTTGGTGGTACATTGGTTCTTATATGAAGGTGTCTTCAGACAAATGGAAGCATTTAGGGAAGGATTTGAATCTGTATTCCCACCATCACAGCTGAAACTATTCTTCCCTGAAGAACTTGAAGCTGTGTTCTGTGGACATGCGCAATCAGGTGGACAATGGGATGTAAAAACGCTTTCAGAGTGTTGCAGGACTGATCATGGTTATACACCAGATTCTCGTGCTATTCGTTTTCTATTTGAAGTTATGTCAAAATACAACAGTGAAGAACAAAGACAGTTCGTTCAATTCGTCACAGGTTCACCTCGGTTACCAGTTGGAGGTAAGTTCTTATTACTTTATGTGATGATATTTActatattcaaataaatttgaaagaaaaatataaaaaataaaatgttatgtTACAGGTTTCAAGAGTTTAACACCACCGTTAACGATAGTGCGTAAAACGTTCGATCCGTCTATGAACACAGACGATTTCTTACCATCCGTAATGACTTGTGTTAATTACTTAAAACTGCCTGATTACACAACATTAGAAATAATGCGGGAAAAGTTGCGAATAGCTGCACAAGAAGGACAACATTCGTTCCACCTTTCCTAGAAACGGATGGAAAACCGGCGCGCCATTTGCTCTTTTGCTATCACATTGTCCAGGTTGAACAAAATTCTTCAGACACCatttaaaatatctaaaaaaaaaagactatGTTTTGTTCGAAACTCAGTAATCGTACATTTGCACTTTATATAAGCTTTTTTcgaaaatatctttttcttgATTTTAGTGaaaattcatttaaataaattctaatTTGATGTTTATCTTTTTACTTATAAACATAGATTGTGATATATTTTCTCATCAAAAAAAAAGTGCAAAAATATTAGCTCTACCATATGAGTTTTCTCTTGTGGTATTATGAACCAGGTAGCGTGGGAGCAGCCTTGTTCTAGGAAACTTATCTTTGATGTGttacaataattaataaaagttGTAAATATAGTTTAATATGCGCAAGTCTATATAAatactttatattatataatagtgacaaaaaaatgatattgctaTGAGACACCAtgctaattaaatataatttagtcTGAGGGGACATTTATTAGATATAAGTAAATTTTATATCAGTGGTGCATTTAGCATCGCCATAAATCGCCAATTTCATGCCTCATTGCAATTTGCAATGAAATCACAAATCAAGATCAATGAAAGAATAAAACTGCGCTAATGATGTAACTCATGTTTCATCATCATAGAAATATAATAACTCCGAATATAATTGCGTGTTTACGATTATCGTTTTAATTTCGTAATCGATCTCTTTGTGTTCGCTGCTTAGTTTTCAGTATGCGAGCACTGCGCGAATTGACGTGCAACACTCCTATATTTAAGTTTATTCGATGTATCACTAATTAaacttatttgatatttttattctagGTAAGATAGTCCAATTAATACTTTACTTAGCTGTGTAAGAATGCAGCCAACATCGTCAGATCAAGTCATCATAATGATATATGAATCGAAGAAAATTCTTATATCCACTTATTTACAGGCGAAGTATCTATTTATGAAACATGTACGACAACTGTATAATACGAAATAGAATGGATATAAAAATCAGCGAAGCTGGTGTATCAAATGGATTATACAAGGTACATTACTTTCTTATGTCTCTGTAGAAATGTGATTCTatacaaaaatgataaaaatatgaattgatCAAAAGTAGAAAAGGAATAAGACgcaattatttgttttacatttatattttgtacCATTGTTTGAGATGatcaatatatacatacatcactttttgatttttatttttatatacatggAACTTAATCGGTGAATTAGCGATTACATtaattgatattatatataactatCGTTTTGATTTTgaacacttagccaaccgcgcGCGCCACAGCGAACTATACGTTTCGCACCGCAATGGACAAGCCAACCTATACGCTGTTCGCCGCGCATTTTTTTAAGTATCGAGGCGaagattaatattcattatttaaaaaacaaagaaatctaaaaaaattatttaagtggtcaattatattttgcgataatgattttgtttaacgatctcatatattgtttatacaaaacatcaaattaaaagtatatattaaaagtataaagaaatataggtaaaattaaaaacattaagcGTTTGAGTCCCAGGGGTCTTTGAAAAAACAGGGTCGAATAATCCCGAACAGCGCGATAATGCTTGTTTTAATCGATTGCGAAGAGAAACAAGCGGCGCAATAGCGTTCGtcgtatttgttatttttatgaaatacgtctatattattatatatgtgtactattagtttataaatatttcaagttttgtccaataaaaattattgagaagataacaatgaaatacaaaataccatCAGTCATtcgtagcgttcaaatgtactggaACTTTTCGACACAAAATCAAACGTTTCGACTCAAACGGTTAAAGATGACTAAAGATAAATAAGACGCCTTgaacgtaaaattaaaaattcataatgcattttaatatttttttacaatgtaatatcgttcgattataactttatttagtcataactgatagtgtaactttttaattaattttaacaccactaaattggtgtattttattatatactgtactttataaaaacagaaaaagtGGCGCAATTAATTAGGAACAAATCTaggtaaacaataactgataatagcaaaaaaaaaaaagaaaacgttgcacaagtcaaaaagggagatctccCCGTTCGGTCACGTAGCGATGTACTTCACAGAGGAGAGATCTCCCTattcggttggctaagtgttaaaaGTAGCAGGATTGCTTTAAAGTTCCATTTcagttttacaatatttttttaaccttatattataaaaattatttacaacctgatatttatactttataatttttatgtattttatgataaaacgtaaaacgttatattttTGCATTACATTTCTAATACAAATAACAATGGATTATAACTGGTaatgtatacataatataaaacaaaaatcgtTCATAAAGTATGCAGGATACAAGTTAGGAATAcaattataatgtataatagTTTAGGGTATTATCTAAACCTACATCAGTAATATTATAAATGAAAAGTACATTTATATCAATTCATTAGCATAAAcacattttaattttatttagatcatattatatttctttagcaattttcaataaatgaaaatacaaaTGTTGCTTGCCGACGAAATATTTCTTCTAATTAACAATATTTCGTAAGTAACATGCATAATATAAAAAATGGTTTCATCTTATGAAAAAGTAGTTTATTTCAAAGTAAATCCAAttattagtaattatttttatatatagtaATTAGAAACTTCTTTTATGCGTGTTagcttccttctcttcttcacatatattattacattcctatgttttttaatattttaaatacacaTGCTTAACCATCCTAGTATGAAACATATACCACCTACTGGTGTTAATCTATTGTATTGTTTGTCACCAGTAAATGCAGAATAATAGCAAGTCCCACAGAACAGTGCTATTCCAAGCAATAGGAACGTTGCAgtctaaataatataataacaaatataataatgcaaataattgatattaatatttcacaAAAATTGAACATACCACATAAGGTGATCTGCAAAGAGGTAATCCTAACATTGCTAATGTATGAATAAAATGATAACGACTTGCAGTTTCAAATACTTGCTTTCGATCTACTTTCTCATGCTCTGGATATTCCTCTGAAATCGTGATGaatcataaaaaattattttgtttataaaaaccatactaaaaaatataaaatttattctctaACATGCTTAAAAAgcttgttaataaaatattcttcatagagttaattaaaatataaattttctttaatacatGCAGAATATTGCACttgtattaaattaaaaagcTGCAACAATTTTTTGAATCTTACTATGAGAACCATAAGCACCAAGAATTGTGGCTGCAGCACCACTAAATGCAGCAAGTTTAACAAATGGTCCTGTAGCTGCAGCCAACTTCCATAAGGGCACTGGTGGTGGCATTTTTACTTCTGTTCTTGGTTTTAAACCTAATTGCTTTGGTACCTGAAAACAATTTCTCTTTGATAAAAGATTTATATCttacataaatttaaaaatttgtgttGGCAGAAATCAACACATTATAAAGCTAAGTTTATACACaaagatttatatattattagagCAAAGAATAACAATGTTTAATGTTACctataattatacaaaattaaagaTGTACTGTACtttatttaacaaaaatatCCTAAAAATGATAATGCATTACAGTAATAATATTACatgataatatgtaatattatccgaaaaatttttataacaAGAAAATGCTAGAAATGTTAGATAACTATtaacttctttttcatttcaataatttattgctCTCAATTATGAAGTTCCAATTTTGACAACTACCAATTATTATATCAATATAAAATAGGCATTCaatagattaaaaatttaatctattataatttacaatagataaaataaatgttttagtACTTTTACAttgtattgtaaatatttataacttAATGTTTTAGTTCTGTCATTAATTTAGTAGTGTTCAAACATTTTAATTGTAGTAAAGCACTATAAATacttattatcattattctctATTCTTATTATTGTTAATCTTTTTTTACAAGAATTTATAACTTACTGCTTCAATTGATTTCCAAATGTACGATGCTGTTTGTCCAATTGAACTAACATGAGTTAGCGGATTTAGATAGTACATAACTTTTATGCATTTACGAACATAAGTATACAAAtactatttattttacttaaaatTTATATCAATAGACAATCCTGCTAAGTTATAAGAGCTATTcagtttatattattaatttgtatCCTACCTACTGAATCGAGTCAAAAAATCAGATAGATCAGATTACACTGTCGTCAGAAGTAAACAATACTATGTAATCTATGGGCATAGGAATATAGAAGCCGAGCAATAACTCAGCAACGGGAGATGGTGCAGTTACCAGCTAGTGGGGAACGTGATACTTGGAATCGCATTAGTGATTGGTTGTGTTCACGCAAgcgcaattttattttcatcggATAAAAGTGAATCAGTATAACTAGTATATCTTTTCCTTCTGACATACATCATTGAATCAGTGATCAATGATGAATACGATTCCAAGCACCATGTGAGCGTATTTCCCGCTCCCCGGAAATGGTTTCACATACCACGTCGGTCCATATATTCCTAATATGATCAAAATCTAGAGgaattaattcatatttcatattCATAATTCtgataaattatgaaataaaaaccTGCTATTCGAAGATTTATCTGAGCTGGATTGGACACgtacattttaattaaattcatcaGATTTAATAGCTgagatcaaatatttttatctgtTAAGGTTAGTAACAGTCTGCGTAAACTATAATCCTAAACTAATAACTACCAGTTAATAGCTGCATATATCATAACGTGAACGGATATATTTAAAGATCGCTagatctggaaaaataaaaaaaagcatCAATGTATCaaaagttatattttataaaagatatgtagcggcacaagagttagaattcgattcaaatcatgttgttgttttgcttcgggagtatcaagaccgttaggtcacaGGTATTGTAAGGACTAATGacctccgagcaaaacaatgccgccgctacatgtaaccgTAAAACAAGACAAATTTGAATCTTTTGATTTTCCCCTGACTATTATAAAAAAACGAACGCGATCGCAAACGATTCATTATAAACTGTGATCAAACGACTTTATACGTACCGTTTCGCGACTAGAactgttttaaatatattaacgaTTATACATACTGGcagtctcattattcgatctCCTACAGATATTAGCTAATTTTAGGTAACATGTCACATATCTATTATAGTCTtatacaatattttactagAAAATCTAATGTTTTAATCTTAAtttagttataatatattaaaattaatgatacaaatatatttagtagaaaaaattaattttattgtatcTCATACATTCATTTCATTATTCCCATACCTTAATCCAGCTGTAAATAAAAAGAGATTGATTtagatataatatttgattgttatatatattagaaatatatcTGTAGACATAGAAGAATTCAAATTTTATACCTTTTTGAAGCCAATATCGGCAGCATATTCCCTGAAGCACTGCCTACAAATGTTTAATCCATATTTTCTTATCAAACCATGCCTGTTCGCACAAGCACGACTGTAAAATAGCATAATATGATTAATTACACATTGAAAGAACGCTATTATAAATAGACTACGGCAGTCtaataataagtataaatactATGCATAATACATACTACATTGAGGTTATGGTCGAAAATTGTAGAAATGATATTTTCAAGCAAAAtatgcattttttttttaattatagtgATAATAAAGTAGTTCATATCTTTAATTTATCTTAAACAACCTATACTAAAAGCtataaaaatatcttcttttacTGAGAAAACATAAACGTGGACACACGGTCTATTGCATGTATGTAACTTTATGATATAAATTGATTTGtctacaatttaaaaatataatacaaaatactaATACTTACCAAGATCTAGATCCTTGTCCATATTTGCGTGGATGTGAGTACCAAATGTTTTGGAATCCCATGTTTGATTTAACACACAATTTGTTTGCATCAAAAATCGAAATGGCAGGAAACGGTCAGAAACCTCTGCAACGCAACATTACACACACTAGCGTACTCTAGAACGATTCCCGCCAATGTTTGAACGTTCCTCAATATAAACATCACATAACATCAAAAAGAACTTGTACTTATTACATATCTTTATtgttataatatacatatatactattattattattaaattgcggatatttatgcaaacttATACTTTTATGGACTGTCATTTATAGCAATGGAACTTAGAGACTATTCCACATTGTAAGTATCCTGtacttttttacatttttaagttttatataaatacataaaaacccgcagtttttatataataatatgtacatttagtatatgtatattataaaagGTAAGTGTACGATTTCGTTGTACAGTAATGCCTTACTAACTAACTATTTTCTTGCCTTTTAACTAACCATTGCCAGAACTTTCTCTCTACCCTATTCATACTGAACCAGAATTTCTTATGTATATAGAAAGGTACTCGTTTGCTAAGTGACCAAATTCGGTTTCGCGGCCGGTTATCAAGACAATACACTTTAATTGTAAATTAAAGAACATTTACCATTGGGAAGTGAATTTCTTcgcattttatttctttttaaattatttacaaaatgtaAGGTATTTGAAGAATAAAATCTAACACAGGTTCTATGTATAGAAACCGGTACTAAGAAAGTATGTTCTCATTAAAAAGCAGGTGGTATAGCGGGGAAAACTACAACGGTACTTACATCAAGCTAGAACTCGGTAGTGGGGACACAAATATACTGTGAGCCATACCATCCTGCGGACTATTATTAACAAATAGTATTAAAATTATATGTTTAATCATGTCTAGTAAACAGGtttgtacatttttttaatagTTGCATGATTGTTTAAATTACTTTGATAAATTGAAATAACCAGTTCAAAAACTTCATTTACTTTTACAGAATGTTAATGAATGTACAATATATACCCAAATGATGAACTTAAAAGTGAAAAcacttttaaatatatttttatattctataacgggtccaataattttatattgtttcttATCCTTTTTATACTACCATGAAAacttaagaaatacgcaattaagTACggcagaaataaaagaaaagaatccattATATCGAGTATACACGAAAAGTAACGATACTGAATATTTAAAACATGTATTTCTTGTATTGGAACGTTTGGGATTTAAACAAACCAATGATGCATTTAATTGGGATTTATTGTGGGCACATGACTACCCATTTAGAAGTTTAAGTTCTAGCTTAAAGAAGTTAAAAGCTCATCAACGTGTTAATCATATTCCCGGTTGCGGATATATTACTAATAAGGTGGATTTATCAACCGCGGAAGGTCGCTACATTTTACCGGCATTTAAGATACCAGAACAAAGCAACGAATTTTTTTTGTATGCTAATCAGCATCCAGAAAAGATGTTtgtacaaaaatcgaatgatcATCGGGGTATTAGCATAAAAAATGTGAGCGATATAAATGTTACAGAAACTGGGTCTTTTGTACAAGAATTTATACAACGACCATTTCTCATAGATGGATATAAATTTGATATTGGAATATACACCGTGATCACCTCCGTTGATCCCCTTagagtatatatatacaaaggTGATGTGCTCTTTAGATTTTGTCCTGTAAAATATTATCCATTTGACCCTGAAGTTTTAGACAAATACATAGTTGGCGATGATTACTTGCCGATTTGGAATGTTCCATCTTTGAAACATTATTATACTAAATTGAAGTTTTCAATGAAAGATTCGTTCGACGCATATGTACGTATGCAAGCGAAAGATCCTGAAAAAGTTTGGAGTGGTGTACGCGAAGCAATCAGAGAAATTACTTTGTCAAAAGAGATTTATATTAAAGAAGCTATAAAACGTTTCGGAAATGGAAGAAATTTTTTCGAGTTAATTAGAGTCGATTTTGCACTCGATGAAAATTTAAATGTTTATACCATGGAGGCAAATATGTCTCCAAATTTATCTTCGGCGCATTATCTGCCAAACCAATTACTTTACGAACAAGTTATATTTAACTTATTTTCGTTAGTTGGTATAGGGCAAAGAATCAGGAAAGATTCTTTGAAAATAAggtcttataaattttatattacaattaagGTAACAatcttttaaaataatataacattgaCTAATGTTAACATTTACAGGAACAGAATGGAGGAAGAAATGGAAGTAGCTGAGAAGAATATAATGGTTTTGCCAGAACTTTGCATAGAATGTAATGACTGTTTTCGTGTAGAATGTCAGTTATGTAGCCCATGTTTCACACCTGAAACTAAATTGATTTTATCTCAAAGTTATTTGGAAAATCAGAATAAAATGGATTTTCAAAGAATCTTTCCACCTCCCATAGTAAGTTGTTTTTAAGAATAgatattcattttatttaatgtggattaaataaatattaatcatCATTTGCAGACAAAAGATATGATATTAAAAGATTACacaataaaaaatcaattacTTGTCAGATGGTATCAAGGCAAGTGTGAATTAG
Protein-coding regions in this window:
- the LOC117161998 gene encoding transmembrane protein 256 homolog codes for the protein MYYLNPLTHVSSIGQTASYIWKSIEAVPKQLGLKPRTEVKMPPPVPLWKLAAATGPFVKLAAFSGAAATILGAYGSHKEYPEHEKVDRKQVFETASRYHFIHTLAMLGLPLCRSPYVTATFLLLGIALFCGTCYYSAFTGDKQYNRLTPVGGICFILGWLSMCI
- the RpS29 gene encoding ribosomal protein S29 isoform X1, giving the protein MGFQNIWYSHPRKYGQGSRSCRACANRHGLIRKYGLNICRQCFREYAADIGFKKLD
- the RpS29 gene encoding ribosomal protein S29 isoform X2 gives rise to the protein MGFQNIWYSHPRKYGQGSRSCRACANRHGLIRKYGLNICRQCFREYAADIGFKKV
- the TTLL15 gene encoding tubulin tyrosine ligase-like 15, which encodes MSSKQNVNECTIYTQMMNLKVKTLLNIFLYSITGPIILYCFLSFLYYHENLRNTQLSTAEIKEKNPLYRVYTKSNDTEYLKHVFLVLERLGFKQTNDAFNWDLLWAHDYPFRSLSSSLKKLKAHQRVNHIPGCGYITNKVDLSTAEGRYILPAFKIPEQSNEFFLYANQHPEKMFVQKSNDHRGISIKNVSDINVTETGSFVQEFIQRPFLIDGYKFDIGIYTVITSVDPLRVYIYKGDVLFRFCPVKYYPFDPEVLDKYIVGDDYLPIWNVPSLKHYYTKLKFSMKDSFDAYVRMQAKDPEKVWSGVREAIREITLSKEIYIKEAIKRFGNGRNFFELIRVDFALDENLNVYTMEANMSPNLSSAHYLPNQLLYEQVIFNLFSLVGIGQRIRKDSLKIRNRMEEEMEVAEKNIMVLPELCIECNDCFRVECQLCSPCFTPETKLILSQSYLENQNKMDFQRIFPPPITKDMILKDYTIKNQLLVRWYQGKCELDHSWCS